In one Phyllostomus discolor isolate MPI-MPIP mPhyDis1 chromosome 8, mPhyDis1.pri.v3, whole genome shotgun sequence genomic region, the following are encoded:
- the LOC114503535 gene encoding olfactory receptor 3A2-like yields the protein MEPESEANGTAVTEFILLGLVETPELWPFVFVLFLFAYLVSVGGNLSILAAILVEPKLHTPMYFFLGNLSVLDVGCITVTVPAMLDRLLSHRHIIPYQACLSQIFFFHLLAGMDSFLLTTMAYDRFLAICRPLTYSTRMSHTVQSSLVAVSWACSISNALTHTIALSTLNFCGPDVINHFYCDLPQLFQLSCSSIQFNELLLFVMCILMAGVPLVLIITSYTHVAAAVLRIRSVEGRKKAFSTCGSHLTVVCLFYGTGIFNYMRLGSEESSDKDKGVGVFNTVINPMLNPLVYSLRNPDVQGALWRVLMGKWSLT from the coding sequence ATGGAGCCAGAATCAGAGGCAAATGGAACTGCTGTCACTGAGTTTATTCTACTGGGCTTGGTGGAGACACCAGAGCTGTGGCCTTTTGTCTTTGTGCTCTTCCTCTTTGCCTACCTGGTTTCAGTTGGGGGCAACCTGAGCATCTTGGCTGCCATCTTGGTCGAGCCCAAACTCCATacacccatgtacttcttcctgggGAACTTGTCAGTGCTGGATGTTGGGTGTATCACTGTCACTGTCCCTGCCATGTTGGATCGTCTCTTGTCCCATAGGCATATAATTCCCTATCAAGCCTGCCTCTCTCAAATCTTCTTCTTCCACCTTCTGGCTGGGATGGACAGCTTCCTATTGACAACCATGGCCTATGACCGATTCCTGGCCATCTGCCGGCCCCTCACCTACAGCACCCGCATGAGCCACACAGTCCAGTCATCACTGGTGGCTGTGTCCTGGGCCTGTAGCATCAGCAATGCACTCACCCACACTATTGCCCTTAGTACACTCAACTTTTGTGGTCCCGATGTCATCAATCACTTCTACTGTGACCTCCCACAGCTCTTCCAGCTCTCCTGTTCCAGCATCCAATTCAATGAGCTGTTGCTCTTTGTCATGTGTATTCTAATGGCAGGTGTCCCTCTGGTTCTCATCATCACCTCCTACACCCACGTGGCAGCTGCAGTTTTACGAATCCGCTCagtggaaggcaggaagaaagctTTCTCCACATGTGGCTCCCACCTCACTGTGGTTTGCCTCTTCTATGGAACTGGTATCTTCAACTACATGCGTTTAGGTTCAGAGGAGTCTTCAGACAAGGATAAAGGGGTTGGGGTTTTCAACACAGTTATCAACCCCATGCTGAACCCACTTGTCTATAGCCTTAGAAACCCTGATGTGCAGGGTGCCCTGTGGAGGGTGCTCATGGGGAAGTGGTCACTGACCTGA